A region from the Prosthecobacter algae genome encodes:
- a CDS encoding response regulator transcription factor: MQPPTENTIRVMIVDDHFFTRIGLTAALNLEEGIGVIAEGTCGQDAIDLYTQHRPDVVVLDGHLPDMHGTDAAREIVKRYDAARLLLFSVEETEEDIHRAVTAGVRGYLPKTASRPDLIHAIRTLASGRRYFPQPVLGKLQERRSHVTLSAREQVVLQHMAKGWPNKLIAAEMAVSTETVKTYVARILSKLDVQDRTQAVMTALDRGLLRR; the protein is encoded by the coding sequence ATGCAGCCACCCACTGAAAACACCATCCGCGTCATGATCGTGGACGACCACTTCTTCACCCGCATCGGCCTCACCGCCGCCCTCAATCTCGAGGAAGGCATCGGCGTCATCGCCGAAGGCACCTGCGGCCAGGACGCCATCGACCTCTACACCCAGCACCGGCCCGATGTCGTCGTCCTCGACGGCCACCTCCCCGACATGCACGGCACCGATGCCGCCCGTGAAATCGTCAAACGCTACGATGCCGCCCGCCTCCTCCTCTTCTCCGTCGAAGAGACCGAAGAAGACATCCACCGCGCCGTCACCGCCGGCGTCCGTGGTTACCTGCCCAAGACCGCCTCCCGGCCCGATCTCATCCACGCCATCCGCACCCTCGCCTCCGGCCGCCGCTACTTCCCCCAGCCCGTCCTCGGCAAGCTCCAGGAACGCCGCAGCCACGTCACCCTCTCCGCTCGTGAGCAAGTCGTCCTCCAACACATGGCCAAAGGCTGGCCCAACAAACTCATCGCCGCCGAAATGGCCGTCTCCACCGAGACCGTCAAGACCTACGTCGCCCGCATCCTCAGCAAGCTCGACGTCCAAGACCGCACCCAAGCCGTCATGACCGCCCTTGATCGCGGCCTGCTGCGGAGGTAG